The sequence below is a genomic window from Thalassobaculum sp. OXR-137.
CAGGCCGGCGTCGTGGCGATCAGCTCGCCAAGCGCCTCGGTCTGAACCTGGAAATGATAGGCCGAGCCGTAATAGTTGAAGGCGGTGATCTTGCCGGAGACGGCGTTGGTCGCCCCGGAGCGTTCGGCCGTCAGCGCGATCTTCTCCGGCCGCAGCGCAATCACGACCTCTCCATTGGCCATGGTGTGCGCCGGCGTGCCGGCCTGCACCAGCGGATGGCCGCCGCAGACATAGGTGAACGAGCCGTCCTGCTTCTCCGCGACCGTGCCGTGGAGGAAGTTCGACTTACCCAGGAAGTCGGCGACGAAGCGGGTGGCGGGCTTCTCGTAGAGGTCGCCCGGGTTGCCCTGCTGCTCGATCTTGCCGTCTCGCAGGATGATGATCGTGTCCGACATGGACAGCGCCTCTTCCTGGTCGTGGGTGACGTAGATGAACGTGGTGCCGAGGCGCTGGTGAAGCGACTTCAGCTCCCACTGCAGGTCGGCGCGCAGCTTCTTGTCGAGGGCCGACAGCGGCTCGTCGAGCAGCAGTAGGTCCGGCTCGAACACGATGGCGCGGGCGAGTGCCACGCGCTGCTGCTGGCCGCCGGAGAGCTGCGAGGGATAACGCTCGGCCAGATGGCCCATCTGCACCAGTTCCAGCGCGCTCTTGATCTTCGCCGAGGCATCCGCCTTGGAGACGCCGCGCACCTTCAGCGGGAACCAGATGTTGTCCGCCACCGTCATGTGCGGGAACAGGGCATATCCCTGGAACACCATGCCGAAGTTCCGCTTGTCCGGCGGGAACCGCGTGATGTCCTTGTCGTCCAACAGGATGCTGCCGCCGCTGGGTTCGACGAAACCGGCGATCGACATCAGAATTGTCGTCTTGCCGGAGCCCGACGGGCCCAGGAGCGTCAGGAAAGACCCGCGCGGGACGTCGAGGTCCACCCCATCGACCGCGGCAAGCGATCCGTAGACCTTCGAAAGGTTCCGCAATGACAGGGCGTGGCCGCTCCGCGCCCCAGTCGATCCGTCCGGCATGTGTGTTAATCCCTTACTCACCGAATAGCGAGGCCGGCATGCTGCGCTTTTAGGCAACAGCAGCGCAAGCCCAAATTTCGAGCATTATCTGCCTAAATATTGATCAATCAGAAATTGATACTTGGCAGACCCAAAGCTTTCCCTGTGTCCGCCATGCACCGCAGAGACGTTAAGTTGTTTTAGTCTGCGCATAGAAACAGCATAAGCAGCAGGATCGCTGTCGGGCAGCGTGTCGATCAGGAGCCCATCGTAGATCGTGTCGCCGCCGATGAGGACCCCCGTATTCTCCTCCCACAAGCAGATGGAGCCCGGGCTGTGCCCCGGCGTGTGCAGCACCTGAAAGCTGCGGTCGCCCAGGTCGACGGTGTCGCCTTCCGCCAGCAGCGCCGTGGGCGTAGCACCGGGGATCCGCCATTCCTCGGGCCGGAACGACGGCGAGGGCGAAGCCGCGATCAGCGCGCCCGACACGTCGAATCCGGATTTCCGCAGATCCTCTTTCCGCTTCTCGCTGTAACCGTCGAAGGAGAGTTGCAGGTCGGCCGGCGGGTTGCGCATCACCTCGGCCTCCGCGGCGTGCATGCGCAGATCGTCGGCGAACTCATGGGCCGAGCCGATATGGTCGACATGGGCGTGGCTCAGGACATGCACGACCGGCTTGTCGAGAAACGGGTCGAGGAACCGGCGCAGGCTGCACACCCCCATCCCCGCATCGACCAGCAGGTCGCGGTCGCGGCCGCGCACCAGGAACATGTTGGCCCGCAGCAGCCGGGAGACATGCGGCTCCCATATGCGCAGCAAGCCGAGCGGCAACCATTCGATGGCGAACCAGTTGTCGGCGGTCGGCAGTCGGTCGAACGTCGGGCCGGGGATGGAACCGGTCAGCATCGCTGTCTCCCTGATCAGGCGAAAAACGGGGGGATGCGAGGAAGGGTGCTTGTCTGCCCTTTCGAACCTCGCGAGGATTGGCGGGCGCACAGCATGCCCTTCCTTCCCGCGCAAGCACAGCCGGAGACTGACATGACCAGCCTCACCGCCGATCTGGTGATGACCAACGGGCGTATCGCCACCATGGACGCGGACAAGACCACGGTCGCCGCCCTCGCCGCCCGCGACGGCAAGATCGTCGCCCTGGGCGGCGATGCCGACATGGCGCCGCTGATCGGCCCCGGAACCAAGGTGATCGACTTGGGCGGCCGCACCGTCATCCCCGGCATCGTGGACAGCCACAACCACCCTGACGCCTATGCCGCCCGCCTCGCCTCCTGGGAGCTGCTGAGCCCCGACCGGATCCAGAGCCGCGAGGCCCTGCTCGCCCGCCTGTCCGAGGTCGCCGCGAGCAAGGGCCCGGACGAATGGGTCGCCGGCTACCGGCTGAACGAGAACAAGTCCGGCGGCTATCCGACCATCGAAGAGCTGGATTCGGCCGCCCAGGGCCGTCCGCTGTTCATCCTGCGCACCGACGGCCATATCGGCCTGGCGAACAGCCGGGCCTTCGCCGAGCTAGGCATCGACGAAACGACCCAGCCGCCGGAATTCGGCGCCTTCGACAAGCATCCGGACACCGGCAAGCTGACCGGCATCGTGCGCGAGACAGCCGCCCATCTGTTCCTCGACCGGGTGCACGAGGGCGACACGCCGGACAGCATTGCCGCCGGGCTGGAGAAAGTGTTCGCGGAGTGGACCTCCTACGGCATCACCTCGGTCTACAACTCGCTGACCCCGTCCAAGGGCATCCGCGCCTACCAGATGATGAAGGACGAGGGACGGCTCAACATGCGGGTCGGCATCATCGCCTCGGGCCGCGAGGCCGGGCTGGTGGAATCCCTGGCCGCCGCGGGCATCCGCTCCGGATTCGGCGACGACTGGGTGCGGATCATCGGCGTGGAATGGTGTCCGGACTGCTCCACCTCCGGACGCACCGCCGCCTATTACGAGCCCTATGTCGGCAAGAAGATCAAAGGCGAGCCGGAGCCGAATACCGGCGTCCTGCTGTACGAGCTTGAAGACCTGAAGCGCCGGGCGCTGGCCGCCCACAAGGCCGGGCTGCAGGTGATGATCGAGGGCGTGGGCGACCGCGGCATCGACTTCGCCCTGGACGCCATCGAGTACTGCCTGGAGCAGCACCCGATGGAGGACCACCGCATGCGGGTCGAGCATTGCTGCTACGTCACCCCGCCGCTGCAGGAACGCCTGAAGACGCTCGGCGTGATCGACAGCTCTGCCACCGGCTTCATGTACGACCTGGGCGACGCCTATATCGCCAACCGCGGCCAGGAGGCCATGGCCCGCATGTGGCCGCATCGGGCGATGATCGATGCCGGCATTCCTGCGCCGGGCCATTCCGACGCCATGGTCTGCCAGGCGAACCCGTTCCTGGCGCTGTGGTCGATGGTCAACCGCAAGTCGGATACCGGCGGCGATCTGGACGCCTCCCAGGCGATCACCCCGACCGAGGCGCTGAACGCCTATACGTGGCTCGGTGCCCATTCAGGCCGCGAGGAACACCTGAAGGGCTCGCTCGAGGTCGGCAAGCTGGCGGACGTCGCCGTTTTGGATCGGGATTATTTCTCGATCCCGACCGAAGAGATTCGCGATGTGCAGGTCGACATGACGGTGATTGGCGGTAGAGTCGTTCACCAGCGATAGGCGAAATCCCGACGATCTTTCGGGGGTGGTCGTGTCGCCGTCACCGTCGTAGCCTCGCGCGACGGAGCATTTTGTATGCAATCCCCCACTGAAGAGGGGCCCCCGCGTCATTGGGATGCGGGTCCGGGAAAGGAAAACGAGAAGGGCCATGTCCGACATTCGATATCTGGCGCCGCAGACGCTCGACGATGCGATCGCCCAATACGCCGCGGCCGAGGGGGCTGCGCGCATTCTCGCCGGTGGGACCGATCTGCTCGTGCAGATGCGCTCCGGCCTCCTGAAGCCCAGCACGATCCTCGATGTGAAGAAGATCCCGGAGCTGACGGCGATCGAGAAGACCGCGGACGGCGGCTTCAGGATCGGCGCCGCCGTCTCGGGTGCGGTGCTCGAGGAGGACCCGGACTTCGGCAAGGCCTGGCCGGGAGTGCTCGAGGCGCTGAACCTGATCGGCTCGACCCAGGTCCAGGGCCGCGCGTCGATGGGCGGCAACCTGTGCAACGGCTCGCCGGCGGGCGACAGCGTCCCTGCCCTCGTTGCGGCGGGCGCGATCGCCACCATCAAGGGGCCGAACGGCAGCCGCGAGTTGAAGGTCGAGGACGTGCCCGCCGGTCCGGGCAAGACCAACCTGGAGCCGGGCGAGATCCTCGTCAGCTTCACATTCCCGGCCCGCCCCAAGGGGTCCAGCGACGCCTATCTGCGGATGATCCCGCGCACGGAGATGGACATCGCCGTGGTCGGCGTCGGCGTCAGCCTGACGATGGACAACGGCACCTGCACCGCCGCCCGCGTCGGCCTGGG
It includes:
- a CDS encoding xanthine dehydrogenase family protein subunit M; the protein is MSDIRYLAPQTLDDAIAQYAAAEGAARILAGGTDLLVQMRSGLLKPSTILDVKKIPELTAIEKTADGGFRIGAAVSGAVLEEDPDFGKAWPGVLEALNLIGSTQVQGRASMGGNLCNGSPAGDSVPALVAAGAIATIKGPNGSRELKVEDVPAGPGKTNLEPGEILVSFTFPARPKGSSDAYLRMIPRTEMDIAVVGVGVSLTMDNGTCTAARVGLGAVAPTVLLVEDAAKALIGSKLDDAAIEKAAAACSAACNPIDDKRGTIAYRTKVAGVLLKRTTAIAAERAGRA
- a CDS encoding MBL fold metallo-hydrolase, with the protein product MLTGSIPGPTFDRLPTADNWFAIEWLPLGLLRIWEPHVSRLLRANMFLVRGRDRDLLVDAGMGVCSLRRFLDPFLDKPVVHVLSHAHVDHIGSAHEFADDLRMHAAEAEVMRNPPADLQLSFDGYSEKRKEDLRKSGFDVSGALIAASPSPSFRPEEWRIPGATPTALLAEGDTVDLGDRSFQVLHTPGHSPGSICLWEENTGVLIGGDTIYDGLLIDTLPDSDPAAYAVSMRRLKQLNVSAVHGGHRESFGSAKYQFLIDQYLGR
- a CDS encoding amidohydrolase, which codes for MTSLTADLVMTNGRIATMDADKTTVAALAARDGKIVALGGDADMAPLIGPGTKVIDLGGRTVIPGIVDSHNHPDAYAARLASWELLSPDRIQSREALLARLSEVAASKGPDEWVAGYRLNENKSGGYPTIEELDSAAQGRPLFILRTDGHIGLANSRAFAELGIDETTQPPEFGAFDKHPDTGKLTGIVRETAAHLFLDRVHEGDTPDSIAAGLEKVFAEWTSYGITSVYNSLTPSKGIRAYQMMKDEGRLNMRVGIIASGREAGLVESLAAAGIRSGFGDDWVRIIGVEWCPDCSTSGRTAAYYEPYVGKKIKGEPEPNTGVLLYELEDLKRRALAAHKAGLQVMIEGVGDRGIDFALDAIEYCLEQHPMEDHRMRVEHCCYVTPPLQERLKTLGVIDSSATGFMYDLGDAYIANRGQEAMARMWPHRAMIDAGIPAPGHSDAMVCQANPFLALWSMVNRKSDTGGDLDASQAITPTEALNAYTWLGAHSGREEHLKGSLEVGKLADVAVLDRDYFSIPTEEIRDVQVDMTVIGGRVVHQR
- a CDS encoding ABC transporter ATP-binding protein, whose translation is MPDGSTGARSGHALSLRNLSKVYGSLAAVDGVDLDVPRGSFLTLLGPSGSGKTTILMSIAGFVEPSGGSILLDDKDITRFPPDKRNFGMVFQGYALFPHMTVADNIWFPLKVRGVSKADASAKIKSALELVQMGHLAERYPSQLSGGQQQRVALARAIVFEPDLLLLDEPLSALDKKLRADLQWELKSLHQRLGTTFIYVTHDQEEALSMSDTIIILRDGKIEQQGNPGDLYEKPATRFVADFLGKSNFLHGTVAEKQDGSFTYVCGGHPLVQAGTPAHTMANGEVVIALRPEKIALTAERSGATNAVSGKITAFNYYGSAYHFQVQTEALGELIATTPAWTCKIEPSIGNTIWLGWEPDASVVVRDR